The following coding sequences lie in one Natrinema sp. DC36 genomic window:
- a CDS encoding formate/nitrite transporter family protein, giving the protein MDAESDEPEGASLSYRKILEREMESALKEINRPPKGVFLSALSAGLNLSFGALLMAMALTFSGGFESKLVQQVTLGGVSSIAFLFVVIGQTELFTAHSTMAILPVLDGRATIGELCRVWSVTFVANLVGCALFAGLITLVGPPLGIINADAFGTLASALLPYSWWVIFLSGMIAGWLMGLVTWLSAASRDTVSRIFFVIIVTAVIGSGPFHHSILGTTEVLSAIFLGQDVTLGEYSHFLLWTTSGNIVGGVVFVGLLNYGHVALAGEKQDIEFEATEE; this is encoded by the coding sequence ATGGACGCAGAGTCTGATGAGCCGGAGGGCGCTTCACTCTCGTATAGAAAGATCCTTGAACGGGAGATGGAAAGTGCACTTAAGGAGATTAATCGCCCTCCCAAAGGCGTGTTTCTCTCCGCCTTGTCGGCAGGGCTCAACCTGAGCTTCGGTGCCTTACTCATGGCGATGGCACTGACCTTTTCCGGGGGATTCGAATCAAAATTGGTACAGCAAGTCACGTTAGGGGGTGTGTCTTCGATTGCGTTCTTGTTCGTCGTCATCGGGCAAACGGAACTGTTCACCGCCCATTCAACGATGGCCATTCTACCGGTACTCGATGGACGAGCGACAATCGGCGAACTATGTCGCGTCTGGAGCGTCACATTCGTCGCAAATCTCGTCGGCTGCGCGCTATTTGCTGGTCTAATCACTCTTGTTGGCCCACCATTGGGAATCATCAACGCAGACGCCTTCGGAACATTAGCGTCTGCATTGCTCCCATACTCGTGGTGGGTAATCTTCCTGAGTGGGATGATTGCTGGCTGGCTAATGGGGTTAGTGACGTGGCTGTCTGCGGCTAGCCGGGACACGGTCAGTCGAATTTTCTTCGTAATTATCGTCACAGCGGTCATCGGCTCGGGACCCTTCCATCACAGCATTCTCGGAACGACGGAAGTCCTCTCCGCGATATTCTTAGGACAGGATGTCACTCTCGGTGAGTACAGCCACTTTCTCCTCTGGACGACATCCGGCAACATCGTAGGCGGAGTCGTCTTTGTCGGGCTACTCAACTATGGACATGTAGCGCTAGCCGGTGAGAAACAGGATATTGAATTCGAAGCAACAGAAGAGTAA